The segment CCCAGCGAAGAGACCTTTTAGCAGATTCTTCTGCATATTTGTAGGTCGCAGGATAAGGAGTGCATTCATCAAAAGCCATAATAATATCCGAGCCAAGAGAGTGCTGAATCCGCATAACTTTTTCGGGTGTGAATGAGTGAAGAGTTCCGTCAATATAGGAACGAAACGTTGCTCCATCTTCGTTGATCTTGCAAAATTTTTGCAGACTCATTACCTGAAATCCTCCACTATCCGTAAGAATGTTTCTTTTCCAATTCATCATCTTGTGGATGCCACTGAATTTTTCGATGATTTCCATTCCCGGACGTAAATAAAGATGATATGTGTTCGACAAAATTATCTCGAAACCAATCTCTTCCAATTCCTTTGGAGACATTGATTTGACCGCTCCATAAGTTCCAACCGGCATAAATACAGGGGTGGAAATAAAGCCATGAGCAGCTTTGATTTTTCCCAAACGCGCGGAAGTTTTCTTGTTCGTTTTTAACAGCTCAAAATCAAATTTACTCATCACACGAAATTGTCCAAGCTATGATCGTTTTACTATTTTTTCTGATTTTCGGGAACCGTTGTAACATTATTTTTCAAGGATAGTTGCCTTGTGATATAACGGGAAATATCATTGTAAAATGCAAAAAACATCAGTAAGATTAAAACAGCGATCCCAACTTGTTGAAATATTTTCTGCAACCCGATCTTTAAAGGCTTTCGCATAATTCCCTCAATGACGGAAAAAAGGATTTGTCCTCCGTCCAGAACCGGCATCGGCAGTAAATTCATGACCATCAGAATAATGCTGATCATCGCCATAAATGAGAGATAGGAAGTCAGTCCCTGTTCCGTTTGCTGTTTTGTCATTGCTGCGATCATGATGGGACCGCCTACATTTTTACCTGCTTCGGAAGGCCGTTTGATCAGTTTGAAAAGTCCTTTATAATAACCGACTACCACTGTGAAAGTGGTGATAGTTCCATATTCAATCGCCTTAAAAACGCCATATCTTTCTATGTTTACTAATTCCAATTTCTGAGTTATGCCAATAATTCCGGCTTCCTCTTTTTCCCCGGGATTTAATTGCGGAGTTACGATTATAGACAACTTTTCGGAATCCCTTCGCACAGATAATCTTAGTTCAGTATCAGAATTCGCGGTAATGATTCCTCTCATTTCTGACCATGAATTTACATTTTTCCCATTTATCGTCAAAATTTCATCACCCTTTTTCAAGCCTGATTGATAAGCCGGCAAACCATAATAAACTTCACCGATTATCGGAGGTGCGTAAGATTCAACATCTGTGAGCCATAGTTTGAAATCAAAATTTTTCATATTGAGCGTGATGACTTCGCCGTCTCGTAATATTTTTACGGCATGGATGGGTTTGTAACTATCTCTCCAAAGTTCAATAATAGAAATCCAGCCATCAATCTTTTCTCCATCAATGGACAAAATTTCATCATGCGGCTTCAATTGGTGCAAATCTGTTTGGGATGAAGAAACATTTCCCACAATCGGTTGAAGATCGTAAGTTTTTAGTCCGATCATGTATGTTAATGACAGAATTATAATTGCAAGGAGGAGATTAAAAAACGGGCCGTTAAAAGCGATAAAAACTTTTTGCCACCATTTTTTCCCTGAAAAAGTTTTTCCCGAATCAAGATCATTTTCTTGCTCTTCCGGATTTTCACCCAACATTTTTACATATCCGCCGAGGGGAATCAAAGAAATTCTGTATTCGGTTTCCCCCACTGTTTTTGCAAATATTTTTGGACCAAATCCAAATGAAAATTTTTCGACTTGTACGCCACACATTCTGGCAGCAATGAAGTGTCCAGATTCATGAACAATTACCAAAATGCCGAGTAATAATATAAATGCTAATATTGTAATCAACTGAACCTCGTTAAAATTTTATTTTTTTTGTTCTCGTTCCCATCCGCCAGCTGGCGGATTTCTCGTTCCCAAGCCCCAGCTTGGGAACGCATTTTTCTGCGAAGCCCCTGCTTCGCAAGATGTCGCACCGAACACTTTTAAGCATCAAGAAAAATAAAAAATCGCCTTAACCGGATCTATTTTTGACGCTTTAAAAGAGGGATAAAATCCGGAAACAAAACCGATGCCAAGTGCGAAAAGCAATCCGACAGAAATTCCGAGATACGGGAATGAAATATTTATATTTAATTTTGCAGTAATAAGTTGAATTAATCCAACTGATATCCCAGCTCCCAAAATTCCTCCAATGAGAGCAAGACTAAGTGATTCAAAAAGGAAATGCATAAAAATATCTTTGTTTTTTGCCCCAATACTTTTGCGAATTCCAATCTCGGTCATTCTTTCACGAATTGAGATAAGGAGGATACTAAAAAGCCCTATACCACCTGTTATCAAGGAAATACTCGAAATACAAAAAAGGATAATGTTCCAATTTTTCATATATCCCTGAACTTGTTGCCGAACTTCAAGCATCGTTTGGCTGATGTCTTTCATATCCACATCGTCTGCCATATTGTGTCTGGAAAGAATAATTTGACGTGCTTGATTGTAAACATTATCAACCTGATCTGCTTCAATCGTTTTTATCCAAATATTATCAATCTGCATATTTGACCGAAGATATTTTGAGGCAAATTTTGAGGGAACAAAACAAGATTCATAGTCTCGTTTTCTTTCCCATTGATTGCCGAAATTGAAATTGCTGTTTCCTTCTTTCTCTTCCAAAACACCAATTATTTTGAGGCGAATATTATCTAAAGTTATGAATTTTCCAAGAGGATCTGATTGGGGAAAATATTTCTCAACGAGAGACGCCCCGATGATGCAAACATTCGTGCCATTATTTTCTTCAAAAGAGCTAAACATTCTACCGGGTGAAATCGTATATTCTTTACTCGCAAAAAAGTCTTTATTTTTCCCCCGAATTCGTATCCTGGATTTTTTTTGATTGATGGTAATATTCTTCCCATCGTCCACATCAGCATAGGAATATTCGATTCCCGAAACGTTTTGGCGAACTGCTTCAAAATCTGAATATGTGAGCTGTTTGAAACGTAATTTTTGCGGATATTTACGCAGTTCGTTAGAATCCTGAGACGGATAAGAAGAATAGATGATAATCGTATTATCGTATCCGATGCTGGAAATTCCTTCATCAATGATCACCTTCATCGCTTCGATGGAAGTAAACATCGTGATCACAGTTGCTACCCCGATGACCAATCCGGCTAAGGTAAGGGTGGATCGCAACTTGTGTGACAGAATACTGTTCAGTCCAAAAGAGACCGTTTCCAGAATATTCACTTAATAATTTCCTTTTTGCATTTCAGACAAATAAGTTTTGTGCCTTGATATTTACTTGGTTTTTCAAACATTGAGGGTGCACCACATTCGGGACATTCCATATTA is part of the Candidatus Cloacimonadota bacterium genome and harbors:
- the rseP gene encoding RIP metalloprotease RseP; translation: MITILAFILLLGILVIVHESGHFIAARMCGVQVEKFSFGFGPKIFAKTVGETEYRISLIPLGGYVKMLGENPEEQENDLDSGKTFSGKKWWQKVFIAFNGPFFNLLLAIIILSLTYMIGLKTYDLQPIVGNVSSSQTDLHQLKPHDEILSIDGEKIDGWISIIELWRDSYKPIHAVKILRDGEVITLNMKNFDFKLWLTDVESYAPPIIGEVYYGLPAYQSGLKKGDEILTINGKNVNSWSEMRGIITANSDTELRLSVRRDSEKLSIIVTPQLNPGEKEEAGIIGITQKLELVNIERYGVFKAIEYGTITTFTVVVGYYKGLFKLIKRPSEAGKNVGGPIMIAAMTKQQTEQGLTSYLSFMAMISIILMVMNLLPMPVLDGGQILFSVIEGIMRKPLKIGLQKIFQQVGIAVLILLMFFAFYNDISRYITRQLSLKNNVTTVPENQKK
- a CDS encoding ABC transporter permease, translated to MNILETVSFGLNSILSHKLRSTLTLAGLVIGVATVITMFTSIEAMKVIIDEGISSIGYDNTIIIYSSYPSQDSNELRKYPQKLRFKQLTYSDFEAVRQNVSGIEYSYADVDDGKNITINQKKSRIRIRGKNKDFFASKEYTISPGRMFSSFEENNGTNVCIIGASLVEKYFPQSDPLGKFITLDNIRLKIIGVLEEKEGNSNFNFGNQWERKRDYESCFVPSKFASKYLRSNMQIDNIWIKTIEADQVDNVYNQARQIILSRHNMADDVDMKDISQTMLEVRQQVQGYMKNWNIILFCISSISLITGGIGLFSILLISIRERMTEIGIRKSIGAKNKDIFMHFLFESLSLALIGGILGAGISVGLIQLITAKLNINISFPYLGISVGLLFALGIGFVSGFYPSFKASKIDPVKAIFYFS